One window of the Salvelinus fontinalis isolate EN_2023a chromosome 2, ASM2944872v1, whole genome shotgun sequence genome contains the following:
- the LOC129814601 gene encoding polypeptide N-acetylgalactosaminyltransferase 9-like isoform X2: protein MGLRQGQARNPATLRNPVRDPDGGKYKDYGYNAQLSNQIPLDRSIPDYRPKKCKLMTYPDDLPQMTVVFIFVNEALSVILRSVHSLVNHTPAYILKEIILVDDNSDSVDLKLNLDQYVNKNYPGLVKIVRNSRREGLIRARILGWKAATAPVVGFFDAHVEFNTAWAEPILTRIMEDRTRIILPSIDNIKHNTFEVQQYANAAHGYNWGLWCMYIIPPQAWLDRGDQTAPIRTPAMIGCSFVVNREYFREIGLLDPGMEVYGGENIELGMRVWQCGGSMEVLPCARVAHIERTKKPYNNDIDYYAKRNALRAAEVWMDDYKSHVYMAWNIPINNPGVDFGDVSERIALRKKLQCRSFQWYLQNVYPEMRVYNDTITYGEMRNSKASGYCLDQGPDHDNSPILYPCHGMTSQLARYTSAGLLQLGPLGSTTFLPNTKCLVDEGRGRTPSLNKCEGMSRSSQRLWDFTQNGPIISRDTGRCLEVEMSREASFGLRLVVQRCSGQRWTIRNWIKPPRH from the exons ATGGGTCTGAGACAGGGGCAGGCCAGGAACCCTGCAACCCTGAGAAACCCTGTCCGTGACCCAGATGGGGGAAAGTACAAAGATTATGGCTACAACGCACAGCTGAGCAATCAAATCCCGCTGGATAGATCCATTCCCGACTACAGGCCGAAAAA GTGCAAGCTGATGACTTACCCAGATGACCTCCCTCAGATGACGGTGGTGTTCATCTTTGTAAACGAGGCCTTGTCTGTGATCCTACGGTCAGTCCACAGCCTGGTCAATCACACACCTGCATACATCCTCAAGGAGATCATCCTGGTGGACGACAACAGTGACAGTG tGGACCTAAAGCTGAACCTGGATCAGTATGTGAATAAGAATTATCCAGGCCTAGTGAAGATTGTCAGAAATAGCAGACGAGAGGGACTTATACGGGCCAGAATCCTTGGATGGAAAGCAGCCACTGCACCAGTTGTCGGCTTCTTTGACGCACATGTTGAGTTCAACACAGCATG GGCAGAGCCAATCCTAACAAGAATCATGGAGGATCGAACACGTATTATTCTGCCTTCGATCGACAACATCAAGCACAACACGTTTGAGGTGCAGCAGTATGCTAACGCGGCCCATGGCTACAACTGGGGCCTGTGGTGTATGTACATCATCCCCCCTCAGGCCTGGCTGGACAGAGGAGATCAGACGGCCCCCATCAG GACCCCTGCCATGATTGGCTGCTCCTTTGTGGTGAACAGAGAATACTTTAGAGAGATTGGCCTTCTAGACCCAGGCATGGAGGTGTATGGAGGAGAGAACATTGAGTTGGGCATGAGG GTATGGCAGTGCGGAGGGAGTATGGAGGTTTTACCTTGTGCTCGGGTGGCACACATTGAACGCACCAAGAAACCCTACAACAACGACATTGATTACTATGCCAAGCGCAATGCCTTGAGGGCAGCCGAGGTATGGATGGATGACTACAAATCCCATGTATACATGGCCTGGAATATCCCCATCAAT AACCCTGGGGTTGATTTTGGAGATGTTTCTGAGAGAATCGCCTTGAGGAAGAAATTGCAATGTCGCAGTTTCCAGTGGTATTTGCAGAATGTGTATCCAGAGATGCGAGTGTACAACGACACCATCACCTACGGCGAGATGCGGAACAGCAAGGCCAGTGGCTATTGCTTAGACCAAGGACCAGATCATGACAACAGTCCAATTCTCTACCCGTGCCACGGCATGACATCTCAG CTGGCCCGTTACACGTCAGCGGGGCTTCTGCAGCTTGGTCCCCTGGGCTCCACTACGTTCCTGCCCAACACCAAGTGTCTGGTGGATGAGGGACGAGGGCGGACGCCAAGTCTAAATAAATGTGAGGGAATGTCACGCTCATCACAGAGGCTTTGGGACTTTACTCAG AATGGCCCAATAATCAGCAGAGACACTGGTCGTTGTTTGGAAGTAGAGATGTCTAGAGAGGCCAGCTTCGGCCTGCGCCTAGTGGTCCAGAGGTGCTCTGGTCAGAGGTGGACTATTAGGAACTGGATCAAACCTCCACGACACTGA
- the LOC129814601 gene encoding polypeptide N-acetylgalactosaminyltransferase 9-like isoform X1, with the protein MAGARRIKTLLTVNICVFVGIILFSIYCRIQDRSEEFMNNGRTTEQRSNRRNGKVTNFVDKQAILQRLEYLEDVVYHQLNGLGKPVGLLEGQMGLRQGQARNPATLRNPVRDPDGGKYKDYGYNAQLSNQIPLDRSIPDYRPKKCKLMTYPDDLPQMTVVFIFVNEALSVILRSVHSLVNHTPAYILKEIILVDDNSDSVDLKLNLDQYVNKNYPGLVKIVRNSRREGLIRARILGWKAATAPVVGFFDAHVEFNTAWAEPILTRIMEDRTRIILPSIDNIKHNTFEVQQYANAAHGYNWGLWCMYIIPPQAWLDRGDQTAPIRTPAMIGCSFVVNREYFREIGLLDPGMEVYGGENIELGMRVWQCGGSMEVLPCARVAHIERTKKPYNNDIDYYAKRNALRAAEVWMDDYKSHVYMAWNIPINNPGVDFGDVSERIALRKKLQCRSFQWYLQNVYPEMRVYNDTITYGEMRNSKASGYCLDQGPDHDNSPILYPCHGMTSQLARYTSAGLLQLGPLGSTTFLPNTKCLVDEGRGRTPSLNKCEGMSRSSQRLWDFTQNGPIISRDTGRCLEVEMSREASFGLRLVVQRCSGQRWTIRNWIKPPRH; encoded by the exons ATGGCTGGGGCACGGCGGATAAAAACTTTGTTGACTGTAAACATCTGCGTTTTTGTGGGCATTATACTGTTCTCGATTTACTGCAGAATTCAGGACCGCTCAGAGGAATTCATGAACAACGGCAGGACCACTGAGCAAAGATCTAACCGTAGAAATGGAAAAGTCACTAACTTTGTGGACAAGCAGGCTATTCTTCAAAGGCTCGAGTATCTTGAGGACGTGGTCTACCATCAATTAAACG GGCTGGGAAAGCCGGTTGGATTGCTGGAGGGACAAATGGGTCTGAGACAGGGGCAGGCCAGGAACCCTGCAACCCTGAGAAACCCTGTCCGTGACCCAGATGGGGGAAAGTACAAAGATTATGGCTACAACGCACAGCTGAGCAATCAAATCCCGCTGGATAGATCCATTCCCGACTACAGGCCGAAAAA GTGCAAGCTGATGACTTACCCAGATGACCTCCCTCAGATGACGGTGGTGTTCATCTTTGTAAACGAGGCCTTGTCTGTGATCCTACGGTCAGTCCACAGCCTGGTCAATCACACACCTGCATACATCCTCAAGGAGATCATCCTGGTGGACGACAACAGTGACAGTG tGGACCTAAAGCTGAACCTGGATCAGTATGTGAATAAGAATTATCCAGGCCTAGTGAAGATTGTCAGAAATAGCAGACGAGAGGGACTTATACGGGCCAGAATCCTTGGATGGAAAGCAGCCACTGCACCAGTTGTCGGCTTCTTTGACGCACATGTTGAGTTCAACACAGCATG GGCAGAGCCAATCCTAACAAGAATCATGGAGGATCGAACACGTATTATTCTGCCTTCGATCGACAACATCAAGCACAACACGTTTGAGGTGCAGCAGTATGCTAACGCGGCCCATGGCTACAACTGGGGCCTGTGGTGTATGTACATCATCCCCCCTCAGGCCTGGCTGGACAGAGGAGATCAGACGGCCCCCATCAG GACCCCTGCCATGATTGGCTGCTCCTTTGTGGTGAACAGAGAATACTTTAGAGAGATTGGCCTTCTAGACCCAGGCATGGAGGTGTATGGAGGAGAGAACATTGAGTTGGGCATGAGG GTATGGCAGTGCGGAGGGAGTATGGAGGTTTTACCTTGTGCTCGGGTGGCACACATTGAACGCACCAAGAAACCCTACAACAACGACATTGATTACTATGCCAAGCGCAATGCCTTGAGGGCAGCCGAGGTATGGATGGATGACTACAAATCCCATGTATACATGGCCTGGAATATCCCCATCAAT AACCCTGGGGTTGATTTTGGAGATGTTTCTGAGAGAATCGCCTTGAGGAAGAAATTGCAATGTCGCAGTTTCCAGTGGTATTTGCAGAATGTGTATCCAGAGATGCGAGTGTACAACGACACCATCACCTACGGCGAGATGCGGAACAGCAAGGCCAGTGGCTATTGCTTAGACCAAGGACCAGATCATGACAACAGTCCAATTCTCTACCCGTGCCACGGCATGACATCTCAG CTGGCCCGTTACACGTCAGCGGGGCTTCTGCAGCTTGGTCCCCTGGGCTCCACTACGTTCCTGCCCAACACCAAGTGTCTGGTGGATGAGGGACGAGGGCGGACGCCAAGTCTAAATAAATGTGAGGGAATGTCACGCTCATCACAGAGGCTTTGGGACTTTACTCAG AATGGCCCAATAATCAGCAGAGACACTGGTCGTTGTTTGGAAGTAGAGATGTCTAGAGAGGCCAGCTTCGGCCTGCGCCTAGTGGTCCAGAGGTGCTCTGGTCAGAGGTGGACTATTAGGAACTGGATCAAACCTCCACGACACTGA
- the LOC129814601 gene encoding polypeptide N-acetylgalactosaminyltransferase 9-like isoform X3, producing the protein MIGCSFVVNREYFREIGLLDPGMEVYGGENIELGMRVWQCGGSMEVLPCARVAHIERTKKPYNNDIDYYAKRNALRAAEVWMDDYKSHVYMAWNIPINNPGVDFGDVSERIALRKKLQCRSFQWYLQNVYPEMRVYNDTITYGEMRNSKASGYCLDQGPDHDNSPILYPCHGMTSQLARYTSAGLLQLGPLGSTTFLPNTKCLVDEGRGRTPSLNKCEGMSRSSQRLWDFTQNGPIISRDTGRCLEVEMSREASFGLRLVVQRCSGQRWTIRNWIKPPRH; encoded by the exons ATGATTGGCTGCTCCTTTGTGGTGAACAGAGAATACTTTAGAGAGATTGGCCTTCTAGACCCAGGCATGGAGGTGTATGGAGGAGAGAACATTGAGTTGGGCATGAGG GTATGGCAGTGCGGAGGGAGTATGGAGGTTTTACCTTGTGCTCGGGTGGCACACATTGAACGCACCAAGAAACCCTACAACAACGACATTGATTACTATGCCAAGCGCAATGCCTTGAGGGCAGCCGAGGTATGGATGGATGACTACAAATCCCATGTATACATGGCCTGGAATATCCCCATCAAT AACCCTGGGGTTGATTTTGGAGATGTTTCTGAGAGAATCGCCTTGAGGAAGAAATTGCAATGTCGCAGTTTCCAGTGGTATTTGCAGAATGTGTATCCAGAGATGCGAGTGTACAACGACACCATCACCTACGGCGAGATGCGGAACAGCAAGGCCAGTGGCTATTGCTTAGACCAAGGACCAGATCATGACAACAGTCCAATTCTCTACCCGTGCCACGGCATGACATCTCAG CTGGCCCGTTACACGTCAGCGGGGCTTCTGCAGCTTGGTCCCCTGGGCTCCACTACGTTCCTGCCCAACACCAAGTGTCTGGTGGATGAGGGACGAGGGCGGACGCCAAGTCTAAATAAATGTGAGGGAATGTCACGCTCATCACAGAGGCTTTGGGACTTTACTCAG AATGGCCCAATAATCAGCAGAGACACTGGTCGTTGTTTGGAAGTAGAGATGTCTAGAGAGGCCAGCTTCGGCCTGCGCCTAGTGGTCCAGAGGTGCTCTGGTCAGAGGTGGACTATTAGGAACTGGATCAAACCTCCACGACACTGA